A stretch of bacterium DNA encodes these proteins:
- a CDS encoding GNAT family N-acetyltransferase, with protein MAKSMNPRFVEQYQKKLTTPEQAIREIRPGQRIFIGSNCAEPLALVEALTLRGDTLEDNEILHILRLGVTPSTEEKFVDRFRSNVFFIGANLRKAVARGTADYTPVFLSEIPALLRSGQLPIDTALIQVSPPDEHGYCSYGVSVDIVKAAAESARFVVAEVNPQMPRTLGNSFIHINEIDRFVESNHPILSVVQEKADEIAMNIGKNIADLIEDGSTIQMGIGTIPDAILHFLDGKEDLGVHTEMFSDGLLKVIENGIVTCRKKTLHPYKVIASFAMGSPELYASIDNNPFFEFHPTEYTNDPFIIAQNDKMVAINSAIEVDLTGQVCADSIGTYFYSGIGGQVDFIRGSARSRGGKPVIALPSTAKNGAKSRIVASLSPGAGVVTTRGDVHYVVTEFGIAYLHGKSIRERALSLINIAHPQFREELLDQAKELHFIYQDQPEAPLVTRYPNEFITKDILEDGIEVTVRPVRGTDEPLMKAFFYKLSKETVYRRFHAQMKAMPHRAMKDMIDVDYKDRMALSATVGELGKEEIVGVGRFYRNPSNNFAEVAFTVRDDWQDRGVGSILFARLIETARQMRITGFDAYVQWDNHRMLHIFMESGYEISSRLEGDQYLLKMSFEKKRQVPPESNKHGAE; from the coding sequence GTGGCAAAGTCAATGAACCCTAGGTTCGTCGAGCAGTATCAAAAAAAGCTTACAACCCCTGAGCAGGCAATTCGTGAAATCCGACCAGGTCAGCGCATATTTATCGGTTCAAATTGCGCAGAACCGCTAGCACTGGTAGAGGCATTAACTCTTCGCGGAGATACTCTCGAGGATAATGAAATACTTCACATTCTCCGCCTTGGCGTTACCCCAAGCACTGAAGAGAAATTTGTCGACCGATTTCGTTCAAATGTATTCTTCATTGGGGCGAATTTAAGGAAAGCCGTTGCACGTGGCACAGCCGATTATACTCCGGTCTTTTTGTCCGAAATCCCTGCCCTTTTACGTTCCGGTCAGCTTCCGATAGATACAGCGTTAATCCAAGTATCGCCGCCTGATGAACACGGTTATTGCTCCTATGGTGTCTCTGTAGATATCGTAAAGGCAGCGGCTGAAAGCGCTCGTTTTGTTGTCGCGGAAGTAAACCCCCAAATGCCTCGCACCCTTGGAAACAGCTTCATTCATATTAACGAGATCGACCGATTTGTCGAGAGTAATCATCCTATTTTATCTGTTGTCCAGGAAAAAGCAGATGAGATTGCGATGAATATCGGCAAGAATATTGCTGACCTTATCGAAGATGGTTCTACTATACAAATGGGGATTGGCACAATCCCTGATGCAATCTTGCATTTTCTTGACGGAAAAGAAGACCTGGGAGTCCATACGGAAATGTTCTCCGACGGACTTTTAAAGGTCATCGAGAACGGGATTGTCACCTGCCGCAAGAAGACGCTCCATCCATATAAAGTTATCGCCTCATTTGCGATGGGCAGCCCTGAGCTTTATGCTTCAATCGATAATAATCCGTTCTTCGAATTCCACCCCACTGAATACACTAACGACCCGTTCATTATCGCTCAGAATGACAAGATGGTCGCGATTAACAGCGCGATTGAAGTAGATCTCACTGGACAGGTATGCGCAGATTCGATCGGCACCTATTTCTACAGTGGTATTGGTGGTCAAGTTGACTTTATTCGTGGCTCTGCTCGAAGCCGCGGTGGAAAGCCTGTTATTGCCCTTCCCTCCACTGCTAAAAACGGTGCTAAATCACGTATCGTCGCCTCTCTTAGTCCGGGCGCGGGAGTTGTAACGACTCGTGGTGACGTTCATTATGTTGTCACTGAATTCGGCATTGCCTATCTTCACGGCAAATCAATCCGCGAACGAGCTTTATCGCTTATCAACATTGCCCATCCTCAATTCCGCGAAGAGCTTTTAGACCAAGCGAAAGAGCTTCATTTTATCTACCAAGACCAACCAGAAGCTCCGTTGGTGACTCGTTATCCGAATGAGTTTATCACTAAGGATATACTTGAAGATGGCATTGAAGTTACTGTACGACCGGTGCGAGGCACTGATGAACCTTTGATGAAAGCTTTCTTCTACAAACTATCAAAAGAAACCGTTTATCGCCGTTTCCACGCTCAAATGAAGGCTATGCCTCATCGAGCGATGAAAGACATGATTGACGTCGACTACAAAGACCGTATGGCACTTAGCGCAACGGTAGGTGAACTAGGTAAGGAAGAAATTGTCGGTGTTGGCCGCTTCTACAGAAATCCTTCCAACAATTTCGCCGAAGTAGCGTTTACCGTTCGTGACGATTGGCAAGATCGCGGGGTAGGTTCCATCTTATTCGCACGCCTTATCGAAACCGCTCGCCAAATGCGGATCACCGGTTTTGACGCCTATGTTCAATGGGATAATCACCGAATGCTCCACATCTTCATGGAAAGCGGTTACGAAATCAGCAGCCGCCTAGAAGGCGATCAATACTTATTGAAAATGAGCTTTGAAAAGAAACGCCAAGTCCCTCCCGAATCAAACAAACACGGAGCGGAGTAA